The following coding sequences lie in one Arachis hypogaea cultivar Tifrunner chromosome 9, arahy.Tifrunner.gnm2.J5K5, whole genome shotgun sequence genomic window:
- the LOC112710712 gene encoding rhodanese-like domain-containing protein 6 isoform X2 — protein sequence MSDTEGIDQYGVLLYYKYAHIPNLDDLLSFYHSNCSQLSLLGRVRLSSRGVNVTVGGKLSCLESHIEALKAKDCVFEGTDFKLATCDEPLNDRVAEECGFTSLSIRIVEELVTLSSHPLLKSPEISNAGRHLSASEFHSSLQNADQKSQGNGLVLLDARNLYETRIGKFHAPNVETLDPQVRQYSDLSSWIDDNSEQLKGKHVLMYCTGGIRCEMASAYIKSKGAGFENVFQLFGGIQRYLEQFPDGGFFKGKNFVFDHRISVGSSDTNVLGTCLICHRSFDDYSSRCRCTYCRMLVLVCHNCQNEAALYVCELCQKQGKSIQSMQLIDTGELKTPLEGAELQNSSSNATLSPQMPKGDGKMSGPLESLESYACTGFGRTLPVLREEHRH from the exons ATGTCGGACACCGAAGGCATAGACCAATACGGCGTGCTCCTCTACTACAAGTATGCCCACATCCCCAACCTCGACGACCTCCTCTCCTTCTATCACTCCAACTGCTCCCAACTCTCCCTCCTCGGCCGCGTTCGCCTCTCTTCCCGCGGCGTCAATGTTACT GTTGGTGGGAAATTGTCGTGCTTGGAGAGCCACATTGAAGCCCTCAAGGCCAAGGACTGTGTGTTCGAAGGGACCGATTTCAAGCTTGCTACTTGTGACGAGCCGCTAAACGATAGGGTCGCCGAGGAGTGTGGATTCACTTCTCTTTCCATTCGAATCGTCGAG GAACTAGTTACTCTCAGTTCTCATCCCTTGTTAAAGTCACCGGAGATTTCAAatgctggaagacatctttcagCATCTGAGTTTCATTCTTCCCTTCAAAATGCTG ATCAGAAGAGTCAAGGAAACGGCCTTGTGTTACTTGATGCAAGGAATCTGTATGAAACAAGAATCGGGAAATTCCATGCACCAAATGTCGAAACTTTGGATCCACAAGTTAGGCAGTATAGTGATTTATCCTCGTGGATAGATGATAATAGTGAGCAGCTGAAAGGAAAACATGTCCTTAT gtATTGTACTGGAGGAATCAGGTGTGAAATGGCATCTGCGTATATTAAGTCAAAAGGTGCTGGCTTTGAGAATGTGTTTCAG TTGTTTGGTGGTATCCAACGGTATTTGGAGCAATTCCCAGATGGTGGTTTTTTCAAGgggaaaaattttgtgtttgatcACCG GATTTCTGTAGGAAGTTCAGATACTAATGTTCTTGGTACATGCCTTATCTGTCATCGTTCATTTGATGATTATTCTTCACGCTGCCGATGTACTTATTGTAGAATGCTTGTCTTAGTTTGTCATAATTGTCAG AATGAAGCTGCATTGTATGTTTGTGAGTTGTGCCAGAAGCAGGGCAAATCTATTCAGTCAATGCAGTTAATTGATACTGGTGAATTGAAAACCCCATTGGAAGGTGCTGAGTTGCAAAATTCATCTTCAAATGCTACATTATCACCTCAAATGCCTAAGGGAGATGGTAAG ATGTCAGGTCCTCTAGAAAGCTTAGAATCTTATGCTTGCACGGGTTTCGGCAGAACGCTTCCAGTTTTAAGGGAAGAACATCGTCATTAG
- the LOC112710712 gene encoding rhodanese-like domain-containing protein 6 isoform X1, with the protein MSDTEGIDQYGVLLYYKYAHIPNLDDLLSFYHSNCSQLSLLGRVRLSSRGVNVTVGGKLSCLESHIEALKAKDCVFEGTDFKLATCDEPLNDRVAEECGFTSLSIRIVEELVTLSSHPLLKSPEISNAGRHLSASEFHSSLQNADQKSQGNGLVLLDARNLYETRIGKFHAPNVETLDPQVRQYSDLSSWIDDNSEQLKGKHVLMYCTGGIRCEMASAYIKSKGAGFENVFQLFGGIQRYLEQFPDGGFFKGKNFVFDHRISVGSSDTNVLGTCLICHRSFDDYSSRCRCTYCRMLVLVCHNCQNEAALYVCELCQKQGKSIQSMQLIDTGELKTPLEGAELQNSSSNATLSPQMPKGDDVRSSRKLRILCLHGFRQNASSFKGRTSSLAKRLKKIAEFVFVDAPHELSFIYQTTLAKDATCESSPMLSSPPPPLENCKKKFAWLVAPNSDGSTDVNWKIAEGPFDPLQYQQQTEGYDTSLSHLKNVFSQQGSFDGILGFSQGAAMAALISAQQEQLKGEMDFKFVIICSGFALNVKEMERGIIKCPSLHIFGNEHGKDRQIANQASKELASLYDDGCSVIIEHDCGHIIPTRSPYIDEIKGFLGRFL; encoded by the exons ATGTCGGACACCGAAGGCATAGACCAATACGGCGTGCTCCTCTACTACAAGTATGCCCACATCCCCAACCTCGACGACCTCCTCTCCTTCTATCACTCCAACTGCTCCCAACTCTCCCTCCTCGGCCGCGTTCGCCTCTCTTCCCGCGGCGTCAATGTTACT GTTGGTGGGAAATTGTCGTGCTTGGAGAGCCACATTGAAGCCCTCAAGGCCAAGGACTGTGTGTTCGAAGGGACCGATTTCAAGCTTGCTACTTGTGACGAGCCGCTAAACGATAGGGTCGCCGAGGAGTGTGGATTCACTTCTCTTTCCATTCGAATCGTCGAG GAACTAGTTACTCTCAGTTCTCATCCCTTGTTAAAGTCACCGGAGATTTCAAatgctggaagacatctttcagCATCTGAGTTTCATTCTTCCCTTCAAAATGCTG ATCAGAAGAGTCAAGGAAACGGCCTTGTGTTACTTGATGCAAGGAATCTGTATGAAACAAGAATCGGGAAATTCCATGCACCAAATGTCGAAACTTTGGATCCACAAGTTAGGCAGTATAGTGATTTATCCTCGTGGATAGATGATAATAGTGAGCAGCTGAAAGGAAAACATGTCCTTAT gtATTGTACTGGAGGAATCAGGTGTGAAATGGCATCTGCGTATATTAAGTCAAAAGGTGCTGGCTTTGAGAATGTGTTTCAG TTGTTTGGTGGTATCCAACGGTATTTGGAGCAATTCCCAGATGGTGGTTTTTTCAAGgggaaaaattttgtgtttgatcACCG GATTTCTGTAGGAAGTTCAGATACTAATGTTCTTGGTACATGCCTTATCTGTCATCGTTCATTTGATGATTATTCTTCACGCTGCCGATGTACTTATTGTAGAATGCTTGTCTTAGTTTGTCATAATTGTCAG AATGAAGCTGCATTGTATGTTTGTGAGTTGTGCCAGAAGCAGGGCAAATCTATTCAGTCAATGCAGTTAATTGATACTGGTGAATTGAAAACCCCATTGGAAGGTGCTGAGTTGCAAAATTCATCTTCAAATGCTACATTATCACCTCAAATGCCTAAGGGAGATG ATGTCAGGTCCTCTAGAAAGCTTAGAATCTTATGCTTGCACGGGTTTCGGCAGAACGCTTCCAGTTTTAAGGGAAGAACATCGTCATTAGCAAAAAGACTAAAGAAAATTGCCGAATTTGTTTTCGTTGATGCACCTCATGAGTTGTCATTCATTTATCAAACAACTTTAGCCAAAGATGCGACTTGTGAATCATCTCCAATGCTGTCTAGTCCACCTCCACCTTTGGAGAATTGCAAGAAGAAATTTGCATGGTTAGTAGCTCCCAATTCCGATGGAAGTACTGATGTCAATTGGAAGATAGCAGAAGGCCCATTCGATCCACTTCAATACCAGCAACAAACTGAAGGATATGATACTTCCTTGTCACACTTGAAGAACGTTTTTTCCCAACAAGGGTCTTTTGACGGTATCTTGGGATTTTCACAGGGAGCTGCGATGGCGGCTTTAATCTCTGCGCAACAAGAACAACTAAAAGGTGAAATGGACTTCAAATTTGTAATAATATGCTCAGGCTTTGCTCTCAATGTAAAGGAGATGGAACGCGGCATCATCAAGTGCCCTTCTCTTCATATTTTCGGCAATGAACATGGTAAGGACAGGCAGATAGCCAACCAAGCAAGCAAGGAACTTGCTTCATTGTATGACGATGGTTGTTCTGTGATAATTGAACATGATTGTGGTCACATAATTCCTACTCGATCGCCATATATTGATGAGATAAAGGGTTTCCTTGGGCGTTTTCTGTAA